The Rhizobium leguminosarum genome includes a region encoding these proteins:
- a CDS encoding DUF2325 domain-containing protein has protein sequence MARKGKKGSNREVRDSAGEDAGQASSGRSKLDGRSFLYVGGRDCQVAHLRQICSNFGAELIHHDGGLREAVSRIDTLLPSVDCVFCPIDCISHDACLRVKTGCKKFSKTFIPLRNGSKSSLERALQTMNERDNSR, from the coding sequence ATGGCTCGCAAGGGCAAGAAGGGTTCGAACCGGGAGGTCCGCGATAGCGCGGGCGAGGACGCCGGTCAGGCATCCTCCGGGCGATCCAAACTGGATGGCCGCAGTTTCCTCTATGTCGGTGGCCGTGACTGCCAGGTGGCGCATCTTCGCCAGATCTGCAGCAATTTCGGCGCCGAGCTCATCCACCATGATGGCGGTCTGCGCGAAGCGGTTTCCCGCATCGATACTCTGCTTCCCTCGGTCGACTGCGTCTTCTGCCCGATCGACTGTATCAGCCACGATGCCTGCCTGCGTGTGAAGACCGGCTGCAAGAAGTTTAGCAAGACCTTCATCCCGCTTCGCAACGGCAGCAAGTCCAGCCTGGAGCGTGCGCTGCAGACGATGAACGAACGAGACAATTCCCGATGA
- a CDS encoding hemin-degrading factor, producing the protein MTEQTRPAPAEIRAFRAENPKMRERDIAAQLKISEAALVAAETGISVTRIDGSALKLLEHVAGLGEVMALSRNESAVHEKIGVFESIKSGAQAAIVLGENIDLRIFPSRWEHGFAVSKKDGDQERLSLQYFDKAGNAVHKVHLRPSSNVEAYHAIVAELKLEDQSQEFIEAETLNAVDETADVNRDELRDNWSKLTDTHEFFGMLKRLKIGRQAAVRTVGDDYAWKLDNSATADMMHASVKSGLPIMCFVANNGIVQIHSGPIFNVQPMGPWINIMDPTFHLHLRQDHITETWAVRKPTTDGHVTSLEAYNAEGEMIIQFFGKRKEGSDERAEWREIMENLPRAASVAA; encoded by the coding sequence ATGACCGAACAGACAAGACCGGCGCCAGCCGAAATCCGTGCGTTTCGCGCCGAGAATCCGAAGATGCGCGAGCGTGATATCGCCGCCCAGCTGAAGATTTCCGAGGCAGCCCTCGTCGCCGCCGAAACCGGCATCAGCGTGACCCGAATCGATGGCAGTGCGCTGAAGCTTCTCGAGCACGTGGCCGGCCTCGGCGAAGTAATGGCGCTGTCGCGCAACGAAAGTGCCGTTCACGAGAAGATCGGCGTCTTCGAAAGCATCAAGAGCGGCGCGCAGGCCGCGATCGTTCTCGGCGAGAATATCGATCTGCGCATCTTCCCGAGCCGCTGGGAGCATGGTTTCGCCGTATCCAAGAAGGATGGTGACCAGGAGCGTCTCAGCCTGCAATATTTCGACAAGGCGGGCAACGCGGTGCACAAGGTGCACCTGCGCCCGAGCTCGAATGTCGAGGCTTATCACGCGATCGTCGCCGAGTTGAAGCTGGAAGACCAGTCGCAGGAATTTATCGAGGCTGAGACCCTAAATGCCGTCGATGAGACCGCCGACGTCAACCGCGACGAACTGCGCGACAACTGGAGCAAGCTCACCGATACGCATGAGTTCTTCGGCATGCTGAAGCGCCTGAAGATCGGCCGCCAGGCGGCCGTGCGCACCGTCGGCGACGACTATGCCTGGAAGCTCGACAACAGCGCGACGGCAGACATGATGCATGCCTCGGTGAAATCCGGCCTGCCGATCATGTGCTTCGTCGCCAATAACGGCATCGTCCAGATCCATTCCGGCCCGATCTTCAACGTGCAGCCGATGGGTCCGTGGATCAATATCATGGACCCGACCTTTCACCTGCATCTGCGCCAGGATCACATCACTGAGACCTGGGCCGTACGCAAGCCGACCACGGACGGCCACGTCACCTCGCTCGAGGCTTACAATGCCGAAGGCGAGATGATCATCCAGTTCTTCGGCAAGCGGAAGGAAGGTTCCGACGAACGCGCCGAGTGGCGCGAGATCATGGAAAACCTGCCGCGGGCAGCAAGCGTGGCCGCATAA
- a CDS encoding antibiotic biosynthesis monooxygenase, which translates to MYIAMNRFKVATGSEGDFETVWRNRDSSLPEVPGFVEFRLLRGKVNEEEGYTLYSSHTVWKSEADFQNWTKSESLTRKGFNDIRTLPSVASGPGCGR; encoded by the coding sequence ATGTATATTGCAATGAACCGCTTCAAGGTTGCAACCGGGAGCGAAGGCGATTTCGAGACGGTCTGGCGTAATCGCGATTCCAGCCTGCCCGAGGTGCCCGGTTTCGTCGAATTCCGCCTGCTGCGCGGCAAGGTCAATGAGGAGGAGGGCTATACGCTCTATTCCTCGCACACGGTCTGGAAAAGCGAAGCGGATTTTCAGAACTGGACGAAGTCCGAGAGTCTGACTCGAAAAGGTTTCAACGATATCCGTACCTTGCCAAGCGTCGCGTCAGGACCCGGATGTGGGCGATAG
- the hemP gene encoding hemin uptake protein HemP produces MMVEKPDNFKHVSLQSEPAAQHRIVESADLFRGTNEIMIRHDGLVYRLKITRQGKLILNK; encoded by the coding sequence ATGATGGTTGAAAAGCCAGATAACTTTAAGCACGTGTCGCTGCAGAGCGAGCCTGCGGCGCAGCACCGGATCGTCGAAAGCGCGGATCTTTTCCGCGGCACGAACGAGATCATGATAAGACATGACGGCTTGGTCTATCGCCTGAAGATCACCCGTCAGGGCAAGCTCATTCTCAATAAGTAG
- a CDS encoding response regulator has translation MTLSTRIAPHLPYLRRYSRALTGTQTSGDAYVAAVLEAIIADLSIFPDTANDRVALYKLFTQLFGSTAVQIPEPTSPYAWEQRATLNLSKVSPRARQAFLLASVENFRVAEIAEILETEEQDVMKLLDVASQEISRQVATDIMIIEDEPLIAMDIEQMVESLGHRVTGIARTHAEAVALYNKTKPSMVLADIQLADGSSGIDAVNDILKTSSVPVIFITAFPERLLTGERPEPTFLVTKPFNPDMVKALISQALFFNESTRVAA, from the coding sequence ATGACACTTTCTACTCGGATTGCGCCGCACCTTCCTTATCTGCGTCGCTATTCCCGCGCCCTTACCGGCACTCAGACTTCGGGCGACGCTTACGTCGCCGCCGTTCTCGAAGCCATTATCGCCGATCTGTCGATTTTCCCGGATACGGCGAATGACCGGGTCGCACTTTACAAACTGTTCACGCAACTGTTTGGTTCCACCGCCGTCCAGATTCCAGAGCCGACCTCGCCCTATGCCTGGGAGCAACGCGCCACGCTGAACCTTTCCAAGGTTTCGCCGCGCGCCCGGCAGGCCTTCCTGCTCGCCTCCGTGGAGAATTTCCGTGTCGCAGAAATCGCCGAAATCCTGGAAACTGAAGAACAGGATGTCATGAAGCTGCTCGACGTGGCGTCGCAGGAGATTTCCCGTCAGGTCGCAACCGATATCATGATCATCGAGGACGAACCGCTGATCGCCATGGATATCGAGCAGATGGTCGAGAGCCTCGGCCATCGCGTCACCGGCATTGCCCGTACGCATGCCGAGGCCGTGGCGCTCTACAATAAAACCAAGCCGAGCATGGTGCTGGCCGACATCCAGCTTGCCGACGGCAGCTCCGGTATCGACGCAGTCAACGACATCCTCAAGACGTCGAGCGTACCGGTGATCTTCATCACTGCCTTCCCGGAACGGCTTCTGACCGGTGAGCGCCCGGAACCGACTTTCCTTGTCACCAAGCCGTTCAATCCCGACATGGTCAAGGCATTGATCAGCCAAGCTCTTTTTTTCAATGAATCGACCAGAGTAGCCGCCTGA
- a CDS encoding heme/hemin ABC transporter substrate-binding protein, translated as MTMRNNLRRIRPWELALTAAIMALPLIPTAPTVEGFAFIRAAHAEEKKLDTSRLVSVGGDITEIVYALGEESRLIARDTTSMYPEAALKLPNVGYMRALSPEGILAMNPTAIIAVEGSGPQEALAVLKNASVPFETVPSAFTRDGIIAKIDRVGTLLGVPDKAKALEEKVAADLDAAIADAEKRPEVERKRVLFILSAQNGRIMASGTGTAADGIVKLAGAINAVGAFPGYKPLTDEAIIEAKPDIILMMNRGDGAGTKNEDLLAQPAIALTPAGEKKAIIRMDGVYLLGFGPRTAAAARELNTAIYGG; from the coding sequence ATGACGATGCGTAACAATCTGCGCCGGATCCGCCCTTGGGAACTGGCCCTGACGGCGGCCATCATGGCGCTACCGCTGATCCCCACGGCGCCGACGGTCGAAGGCTTCGCCTTCATCCGCGCCGCCCACGCCGAGGAAAAGAAGCTCGACACGTCGCGCCTGGTTTCGGTCGGCGGCGACATCACCGAGATCGTCTATGCGCTCGGCGAGGAAAGCCGGCTGATCGCCCGGGACACGACGAGCATGTATCCGGAGGCGGCGCTGAAGCTGCCGAACGTCGGTTACATGCGCGCGCTCTCGCCGGAAGGCATCCTCGCCATGAACCCGACGGCGATCATCGCCGTCGAGGGTTCGGGCCCGCAGGAAGCGCTGGCTGTGCTGAAGAATGCCAGCGTACCCTTCGAGACCGTGCCGAGCGCCTTTACCCGCGACGGCATCATCGCCAAGATCGACCGTGTCGGCACGCTGCTGGGCGTGCCCGACAAGGCGAAGGCGCTTGAAGAAAAGGTCGCGGCCGACCTCGACGCGGCGATCGCCGATGCCGAAAAGCGCCCGGAGGTCGAGCGCAAGCGCGTTCTCTTCATCCTCAGCGCCCAGAACGGCCGGATCATGGCATCGGGCACCGGCACGGCCGCCGATGGCATCGTCAAGCTCGCCGGCGCCATCAACGCCGTCGGCGCATTCCCGGGCTATAAGCCGTTGACGGACGAGGCGATCATCGAAGCCAAGCCCGACATCATCTTGATGATGAATCGCGGCGACGGCGCCGGTACCAAGAACGAGGACCTGCTGGCTCAGCCGGCGATCGCGCTGACGCCGGCAGGCGAGAAAAAAGCGATCATCCGAATGGATGGCGTCTACCTGCTCGGCTTCGGACCGCGCACCGCAGCCGCCGCGCGTGAGCTCAACACGGCGATCTACGGGGGCTGA
- a CDS encoding NepR family anti-sigma factor, which translates to MTTRKKEAADQRKLELRASDILDPNNQIGVRLRSLYSAAQDEAIPDRFLDLLEKLDHAEMMASAKMAE; encoded by the coding sequence ATGACTACACGCAAGAAAGAAGCAGCCGATCAGCGAAAGCTGGAGCTGCGGGCAAGCGACATCCTGGACCCGAACAACCAGATCGGCGTCAGGCTGCGGTCGCTCTATTCGGCCGCACAGGATGAGGCGATTCCCGATCGTTTTCTCGACCTTCTCGAAAAGCTCGACCATGCTGAAATGATGGCTTCTGCCAAGATGGCCGAATAG
- a CDS encoding heme ABC transporter ATP-binding protein, which produces MIEVSGVSVRLSGKTIISDVTFTARAGELTAIAGPNGSGKTTTMKAISGELAYGGSVRIGGGEVKGLKPWQLAAIRGVLPQASTISFPFTVREIVRMGLTSGLNLHPDKAEQTAAAALASVDLTGFEGRFYQELSGGEQQRVQLARVLCQIAEPVVDGKPCWLLLDEPVSSLDISHQLTIMTLARNFCERGGGVIAVMHDLNLTALFADRIVLMKSGHLAAAGSIGEVLTNETMLSVFGCALRINQVPSDGTPFVLAHSAISRR; this is translated from the coding sequence ATGATCGAAGTTTCCGGCGTCTCCGTGCGCCTTTCCGGCAAAACCATCATCAGCGACGTCACTTTTACGGCAAGAGCCGGCGAACTGACGGCGATTGCCGGGCCGAACGGCTCCGGCAAGACGACGACGATGAAAGCCATCTCCGGCGAACTTGCCTATGGCGGCTCGGTGCGCATCGGCGGCGGCGAGGTGAAGGGGCTGAAACCCTGGCAGCTTGCCGCCATTCGTGGCGTGCTGCCGCAGGCAAGCACCATCTCCTTTCCCTTTACCGTGCGCGAGATCGTCCGCATGGGTCTGACATCAGGTCTCAACCTGCATCCCGACAAGGCAGAGCAGACGGCGGCGGCAGCGCTTGCCTCCGTCGACTTGACCGGCTTCGAAGGCCGTTTCTATCAGGAACTCTCCGGAGGCGAGCAGCAGCGTGTGCAGCTTGCCCGAGTGCTCTGCCAGATCGCCGAGCCTGTCGTTGACGGCAAGCCCTGCTGGCTGCTGCTCGACGAGCCGGTCTCGAGCCTCGACATCAGCCACCAGCTGACCATCATGACGCTCGCGCGCAATTTCTGCGAACGCGGCGGCGGTGTCATCGCCGTCATGCACGATCTCAACCTGACGGCGCTCTTTGCCGACCGCATCGTGCTGATGAAATCCGGCCACCTCGCCGCCGCCGGCAGCATCGGCGAAGTGCTGACGAACGAAACGATGCTCTCGGTGTTCGGCTGCGCGCTGCGCATCAACCAGGTACCATCAGACGGCACGCCCTTTGTGCTCGCCCACAGCGCCATTTCCCGCCGCTGA
- a CDS encoding NAD(P)-dependent oxidoreductase, producing the protein MERLETGIHAGRLSPAEYEANFSDLHPRLNNHEALVAADRCYFCYDAPCMTACPTSIDIPLFIRQISTGNPIGSAKTIFDQNILGGMCARVCPTEELCEQACVRNTAEERPVEIGRLQRYATDAAMQAGRRFYARAEPSGKTIAVVGAGPAGLAAAHRLAVNGHSVVIYDAREKSGGLNEYGIATYKTVDDFAQKEVDYVLSIGGIEVRHGQRLGRDFSLSDLQAQYDGVFLGIGLAGVNALRIEGENLAGVDDAVDFIAALRQAEDKSDIAIGRRVVVLGGGMTAIDAAVQAKLLGAEEVTICYRRGKEHMNASEFEQDLASSKGVIIRHWLAPKSILSQDGKVAAIEVEYTKILDGRLVGTGETGVIAADQIFKAIGQSFDASGLGSLRLESGRIAVDGEGHTSLDGVWAGGDCVFGGDDLTVSAVAHGRDAAESIHRALTAAAAPAVAVA; encoded by the coding sequence ATGGAACGACTGGAAACCGGGATTCATGCCGGCCGGCTTTCGCCCGCCGAGTATGAGGCTAATTTTTCCGATCTTCATCCGCGCCTCAATAATCATGAGGCGCTGGTCGCCGCTGACCGCTGTTATTTCTGTTATGACGCGCCATGCATGACGGCCTGTCCCACCTCGATCGACATTCCGCTGTTCATCCGTCAGATTTCGACCGGCAATCCAATCGGCTCGGCAAAGACGATCTTCGACCAGAACATCCTCGGCGGCATGTGCGCCCGCGTCTGTCCCACCGAAGAACTCTGTGAACAGGCCTGTGTGCGCAACACGGCTGAAGAGCGGCCGGTCGAGATCGGCCGCCTTCAGCGTTATGCGACCGATGCCGCCATGCAGGCGGGCCGGCGGTTCTATGCCAGGGCCGAACCGAGCGGAAAGACGATCGCCGTCGTCGGCGCAGGCCCGGCCGGCCTTGCCGCCGCCCATCGCCTGGCAGTGAACGGCCATTCCGTCGTCATCTATGATGCCAGGGAAAAATCCGGCGGTCTCAACGAATACGGGATCGCCACTTACAAGACCGTCGACGACTTCGCCCAGAAGGAAGTCGATTACGTCCTTTCGATCGGCGGCATCGAGGTTCGGCATGGGCAGCGTCTCGGCCGCGATTTCTCGCTTTCCGATCTGCAGGCGCAATATGACGGCGTCTTCCTCGGTATCGGCCTTGCCGGCGTCAACGCGCTGCGCATCGAGGGCGAAAACCTTGCAGGCGTCGACGACGCCGTCGATTTCATCGCCGCACTCCGCCAGGCCGAAGACAAAAGCGACATCGCCATCGGCCGCCGCGTCGTCGTCCTTGGCGGTGGCATGACGGCGATCGACGCTGCCGTGCAGGCAAAGCTGCTCGGCGCCGAGGAGGTGACGATCTGCTACCGCCGTGGCAAGGAGCACATGAACGCCTCCGAATTCGAACAGGATCTGGCAAGCTCCAAGGGCGTCATCATCCGCCACTGGCTGGCGCCGAAATCGATCCTGTCGCAGGACGGCAAAGTCGCCGCGATCGAAGTGGAATATACCAAAATCCTCGATGGCCGCCTCGTCGGCACCGGCGAAACCGGTGTGATTGCCGCCGACCAGATCTTCAAGGCGATCGGCCAGAGCTTTGACGCCTCTGGTCTCGGTTCGCTGCGCCTGGAATCCGGCCGCATCGCTGTCGATGGCGAAGGCCATACCTCGCTCGACGGCGTCTGGGCAGGCGGCGACTGCGTCTTCGGCGGTGACGATCTCACGGTTTCGGCCGTCGCCCACGGTCGCGACGCGGCTGAATCCATCCATCGTGCCCTCACCGCAGCAGCCGCTCCGGCTGTCGCCGTCGCTTGA
- a CDS encoding FecCD family ABC transporter permease, which translates to MALPQAMMERRRRFPMADIREIRQAGDRTRLALLAIALLVVGSVFSMLFSATTGASDASILDVISNMAGSETALSTRNRIIIFDIRLPRAILGFLIGASLAVSGTVMQGLFRNPLADPGLVGVSSGASLGAVAMIVLGGGLAAPLEALLGIYALPTAAFGGGLVTTLLLYRIATRHGQTSVATMLLAGIALGALALAITGLLIYMANDQQLRDLTFWSMGSLAGATWTKIAGASPIILLSFTALPFIARGLNAITLGEAAAFHMGVPVQRLKNVAIVGVAAATGASVAVSGGIGFVGIVVPHILRMAIGPDHRFLLPAAALLGGSLLIFADVLARTLVAPAELPIGIITAAVGGPFFLWILLRQRSRLAL; encoded by the coding sequence ATGGCCCTGCCGCAAGCCATGATGGAACGAAGGCGACGATTCCCGATGGCCGACATCCGCGAAATCAGGCAGGCGGGTGACAGGACGCGGCTCGCCTTGCTGGCGATCGCGCTGCTCGTCGTCGGCTCGGTCTTTTCGATGCTGTTTTCGGCAACGACCGGCGCCTCGGATGCCTCGATCCTCGACGTCATCAGCAACATGGCCGGCTCCGAGACGGCGCTCAGCACGCGTAACCGGATCATCATCTTCGATATCCGCCTGCCCAGGGCGATCCTCGGTTTCCTGATCGGCGCCTCGCTGGCCGTCTCCGGCACGGTGATGCAGGGCCTGTTCCGCAATCCGCTGGCCGATCCCGGCCTCGTCGGCGTCTCCTCCGGCGCAAGCCTCGGTGCGGTCGCGATGATCGTGCTCGGTGGCGGCCTCGCAGCTCCGCTCGAGGCGCTTCTCGGTATCTACGCTCTGCCGACGGCGGCCTTCGGCGGCGGCCTCGTCACGACGCTGCTGCTCTACAGGATCGCCACCCGTCACGGACAGACCTCGGTGGCGACGATGCTGCTTGCCGGCATCGCGCTTGGCGCACTCGCCCTCGCCATCACGGGACTGCTGATCTACATGGCCAACGACCAGCAGTTGCGCGACCTGACCTTCTGGAGCATGGGCTCGCTTGCCGGCGCCACATGGACGAAGATCGCCGGCGCCAGCCCGATCATCCTGTTGTCCTTCACCGCTCTGCCATTCATTGCGCGCGGCCTCAATGCCATCACGCTCGGGGAGGCGGCCGCCTTTCATATGGGCGTACCGGTGCAGCGGCTGAAGAATGTCGCGATCGTCGGTGTCGCTGCGGCGACCGGCGCGTCCGTCGCCGTCAGCGGCGGCATCGGTTTCGTCGGGATCGTCGTGCCGCATATCCTGCGCATGGCGATCGGCCCCGACCATCGTTTCCTGCTGCCGGCCGCAGCTCTTCTCGGCGGCTCTCTGCTGATCTTTGCGGATGTCCTGGCCCGCACCCTGGTGGCCCCGGCCGAGCTGCCGATCGGCATCATCACCGCGGCGGTCGGCGGACCGTTCTTCCTGTGGATCCTGCTGAGACAGCGTTCGCGCCTTGCCCTGTGA
- a CDS encoding TonB C-terminal domain-containing protein: MAISAKTRSRQVLIGEPDADGGLNDNNMHPGHELSDLRNVQRQPAGEAVVHYARFAQIPSFPDHPEAASDVVAAAPPMDAAVEKQEDEKAPVRRRVALTCVGSLFFHTALAVTLLLVIPKPSEETLMEAGEAISVVMLGSSDADQSAAGETEVTIQQEIVPEAVEPDTVKPVETAEMQPETVQPETVQPTDAEPVEAVQPTQEVTRQSAETVTTAEPEVLVSETPAETSVAQPMSTVVPEQSPEMPITSTEPPIATAMQSEPEEIKPVETAAISPEPEPPTEIVTPQPKPKLEKPVEKKPIERKQPPKKAQGSEGEAKQESRRGAADGQADANSDNTSRTSGGRSGSGGASEANYKGKIVSRLFRCVDRIESRYRRDSASLNVRITINRNGDITASGLVRGSGLAEVDGAVLSRIASCNLPAMPDDWAGSSRSYSFPVQVTAR, encoded by the coding sequence ATGGCAATTTCAGCGAAGACCAGATCGAGACAGGTGCTCATCGGGGAGCCGGACGCTGACGGCGGTCTGAACGACAACAACATGCATCCCGGCCACGAGCTTTCCGACCTGCGCAATGTGCAGCGGCAGCCGGCCGGCGAGGCGGTGGTCCACTATGCGCGTTTCGCGCAGATACCCTCCTTTCCCGATCATCCGGAAGCCGCGTCGGATGTTGTCGCCGCCGCGCCGCCGATGGATGCGGCGGTGGAAAAGCAGGAAGACGAGAAGGCACCGGTGCGGCGACGGGTGGCGCTGACTTGTGTCGGGTCTCTTTTTTTTCATACTGCACTAGCCGTCACGCTGCTCCTGGTCATACCTAAGCCTTCAGAAGAAACGCTGATGGAGGCGGGCGAAGCGATCAGCGTCGTTATGCTCGGCAGTTCTGACGCCGATCAGAGCGCCGCTGGCGAGACCGAGGTGACCATCCAGCAAGAAATTGTTCCGGAAGCTGTCGAGCCCGACACGGTCAAGCCAGTAGAAACAGCGGAAATGCAGCCGGAGACCGTCCAACCGGAAACTGTCCAGCCTACTGATGCAGAGCCGGTCGAGGCCGTCCAGCCCACGCAGGAGGTGACGCGCCAGTCAGCGGAGACGGTGACGACTGCGGAACCAGAGGTGCTCGTATCGGAAACTCCTGCGGAAACTTCAGTTGCGCAGCCAATGTCGACAGTGGTGCCGGAGCAATCCCCGGAAATGCCGATAACATCCACCGAACCACCCATCGCAACCGCGATGCAATCCGAACCGGAAGAGATCAAGCCTGTCGAGACGGCCGCGATTTCTCCCGAGCCGGAACCGCCGACAGAGATCGTCACGCCACAGCCGAAACCGAAGTTGGAAAAGCCGGTAGAAAAGAAGCCGATCGAAAGAAAGCAGCCCCCGAAGAAGGCACAAGGTTCAGAGGGAGAGGCCAAACAGGAGTCACGCAGAGGCGCCGCGGACGGGCAGGCAGACGCCAACTCCGACAATACTTCACGCACGTCGGGCGGAAGGAGTGGCTCGGGCGGTGCATCCGAAGCCAATTACAAGGGCAAGATCGTCTCTCGACTGTTCCGTTGCGTTGACCGGATTGAATCGCGATATCGTCGCGATTCTGCATCCTTGAATGTTCGCATCACGATCAACCGAAACGGAGACATTACCGCGTCGGGTCTTGTCCGAGGTTCCGGTTTGGCCGAGGTGGATGGCGCTGTTTTGTCCCGGATCGCTTCCTGTAATCTTCCCGCTATGCCGGATGACTGGGCCGGATCCTCGCGCTCCTACAGTTTTCCTGTCCAAGTCACGGCTCGATAA
- a CDS encoding sensor histidine kinase encodes MSGMPFTFEGKAAMMERALGSAGISILCQDARLSIFYAENLPPHFAAVFAPGSSDAVLFGDAHGRYLTALKHKVLETGIPNNAEVEIDVDGERRTYELKIQRTGGRGEHGLLSVMAEVTESRHREKVLKSLLRELSHRSKNLLAIIQGIATQTARNTLSLDSFLLKFRGRLQSLSNSQDLITDSSWRGAYLFELAEKQFAPYWPETAGSMPIYGINAHLTPNAAVHLGLALHELIVNSASFGAISGGAASITLNCREAMINDRKAIEVAWAEVLHDQAEVHEFSDNSFGRTVLERVVPSSVNGKAELNLVPGRIEYRLTIPETEFEIFKRV; translated from the coding sequence TTGTCCGGCATGCCTTTTACCTTCGAAGGCAAAGCCGCAATGATGGAACGCGCGCTCGGCAGCGCCGGGATTTCGATCCTCTGCCAGGACGCCCGACTGTCGATTTTCTACGCCGAAAATCTGCCTCCGCATTTTGCAGCAGTCTTTGCGCCCGGCAGCAGCGATGCTGTCCTCTTTGGCGATGCGCACGGCCGATATCTGACGGCCCTGAAGCACAAGGTGCTGGAAACCGGCATCCCCAACAATGCCGAGGTCGAGATCGACGTCGACGGCGAACGGCGCACTTATGAACTGAAGATCCAGCGCACCGGCGGACGCGGCGAACATGGACTTCTTTCCGTCATGGCTGAAGTCACCGAAAGTCGGCATCGCGAAAAAGTTCTGAAATCGCTGCTCCGCGAACTCTCACACCGCTCGAAGAACCTTCTCGCCATAATCCAGGGCATTGCCACCCAGACGGCCCGCAACACGCTCTCCCTCGACAGCTTCCTCCTCAAATTCCGTGGACGGCTGCAATCGCTTTCCAACTCGCAGGACCTGATTACGGATTCGAGCTGGCGCGGCGCCTATCTCTTTGAACTCGCCGAAAAGCAGTTTGCTCCCTATTGGCCGGAGACGGCCGGCTCCATGCCGATCTATGGCATCAACGCTCATCTGACACCGAACGCCGCCGTGCATCTCGGGCTTGCCCTCCACGAACTCATCGTCAACTCCGCCTCTTTTGGCGCGATATCAGGCGGCGCCGCCTCCATCACGCTGAATTGCCGCGAAGCCATGATCAACGACCGGAAGGCGATCGAAGTCGCCTGGGCGGAAGTTCTGCATGATCAGGCAGAAGTCCACGAATTCAGCGACAACAGCTTCGGCCGCACAGTGCTGGAGCGTGTCGTGCCTTCGTCGGTCAACGGCAAGGCGGAGTTGAACCTCGTTCCCGGCCGCATCGAGTACCGTCTGACCATTCCGGAAACCGAATTCGAGATCTTCAAGCGAGTGTGA
- a CDS encoding RNA polymerase sigma factor yields MEDKSQPSFKRELLAALPSLRAFAISLIGRHDRADDLVQDTIMKAWAKQDHFEMGTNMKAWLFTILRNELYSQMRKSGREVQDSDGLFTESMAMHPSQYGALDLQDFKKALDQLPPDQREAIILVGASGFSYEEAAEICGCAVGTIKSRVNRARQRLQELLQISGEADFGPDATSAPLTSKAFAF; encoded by the coding sequence ATGGAAGACAAATCGCAACCCAGCTTCAAGCGGGAACTGCTGGCGGCACTCCCAAGTCTTCGCGCATTCGCGATCTCGCTCATCGGGCGGCACGACCGTGCCGACGATCTCGTCCAGGACACCATCATGAAAGCCTGGGCCAAACAGGATCATTTCGAGATGGGCACCAATATGAAGGCCTGGCTCTTTACGATCCTGCGCAACGAACTCTACAGCCAGATGCGCAAGAGCGGCCGCGAAGTGCAGGACAGCGACGGGCTATTCACTGAATCCATGGCGATGCACCCCTCGCAATATGGCGCGCTCGATTTGCAGGACTTCAAGAAAGCGCTTGACCAGCTGCCGCCTGATCAACGCGAGGCGATCATCCTCGTCGGCGCCTCGGGTTTTTCCTACGAGGAGGCGGCCGAAATTTGCGGCTGCGCCGTGGGCACCATCAAAAGCCGCGTCAACCGGGCCCGCCAGCGGCTGCAGGAGTTGCTGCAGATCTCAGGCGAGGCTGATTTCGGCCCCGACGCCACCTCGGCGCCGCTGACATCGAAGGCTTTCGCGTTCTGA
- a CDS encoding DUF883 family protein codes for MSYSIFQSGRSRRNGTFHNLESGIEEQIVALRDELGELTRLVGKSSRHQGEKIRSQAGAGYEELLGRSEDLLRELQHGYERGATEMRETVRKHPLATIGAAAAFGLAIAFLARR; via the coding sequence ATGAGCTATTCTATCTTCCAGTCCGGCCGCAGTCGCCGCAACGGCACCTTCCACAACTTGGAATCCGGCATCGAGGAGCAGATCGTAGCGTTGCGCGACGAGCTCGGGGAACTGACGCGCCTCGTCGGCAAGAGCTCACGCCATCAGGGCGAAAAAATCCGCAGCCAGGCCGGTGCCGGCTATGAGGAGCTGCTTGGCCGCAGCGAGGATCTGCTGCGCGAATTGCAGCACGGCTACGAGCGTGGAGCGACGGAGATGCGCGAGACCGTGCGCAAGCATCCCTTAGCGACCATCGGCGCCGCGGCCGCTTTCGGCCTTGCCATCGCCTTCCTCGCCCGGCGCTGA